In Pararge aegeria chromosome 5, ilParAegt1.1, whole genome shotgun sequence, one DNA window encodes the following:
- the LOC120623992 gene encoding uncharacterized protein LOC120623992, with the protein MQQLQNLLIALEGQRRSTPPRLHEPNADCLPALSPPRLRPVTATVAEQQRSVVEGRESAMQSSPGRPVSAMTDRDASGTDRIIEAIRSINTTVRSNQSYYISNFDPSIHDIDIWCEEVDRAKSKNYWNDNECLSRIGNCLKGDARTWLNEWVTNDRSWSNFKKEFKPLCPRTPDIANILYEVMSSNSDKYPTYADYSRRSLLKLRIVRGLSDELISAIVIRGITDPQIRASATNAKLMPNEIVEFFSIYVKSNTSSFNRKSGDSISYDRLSKSNYDAKIRKRRFEEGICLSCGQRGHTQSRCSKKSKAISVKSNNEENNKNSAQSLNKSEPCAFCRKPGHKIETCFAKLKSDSRNTNNINFCQENCYDKNKDIVVAVIQGIPVDILIDSGSTIPLISSSLLRHFKCARRPAFRVLRGIGGNQIESTYFVTLAIEFNEITSEVDLHAISPELMNTPIIVGTDVLNREGVTYVRTREQQYLTSKARLTFNVMCTMPTTQIPIKTSLTDQNFSKLRDLIKTYSDFFYLWDGNIHS; encoded by the coding sequence ATGCAACAACTTCAAAATCTTTTAATTGCATTAGAAGGGCAACGCCGCTCCACACCGCCGCGACTCCATGAACCGAACGCTGACTGTTTGCCTGCGCTGTCGCCACCACGGCTGCGACCTGTGACCGCGACTGTAGCTGAGCAACAGAGGTCGGTGGTGGAGGGTCGAGAGTCTGCTATGCAGTCTTCGCCAGGGCGTCCTGTGAGCGCAATGACGGACCGCGATGCCAGCGGAACCGATCGTATCATCGAGGCGATACGTTCAATCAATACGACGGTGAGATCCAACCAATCTTATTACATATCCAATTTCGATCCAAGCATCCACGATATAGACATCTGGTGCGAGGAAGTTGACCGTGCTAAGAGTAAAAACTATTGGAACGATAACGAGTGTCTTTCTCGCATCGGCAACTGTCTTAAAGGGGATGCTAGGACTTGGCTCAATGAGTGGGTCACCAATGACCGTAGTTGGAGCAATTTTAAGAAAGAGTTTAAACCGTTGTGTCCTAGGACACCGGAtattgcaaatattttatacgAGGTCATGAGTTCTAACTCTGATAAATACCCAACATATGCAGACTATTCTCGTCGGTCCTTATTAAAGTTACGCATAGTTAGGGGGTTGAGTGACGAGCTAATTTCGGCAATAGTCATACGGGGCATCACCGATCCGCAAATTCGTGCTTCTGCTACCAATGCAAAGTTAATGCCAAATGAGATAGTAGAATTCTTCTCTATTTACGTGAAATCTAATACATCATCTTTCAATAGGAAATCTGGCGATAGCATAAGTTATGATCGTCTTTCTAAATCTAATTACGATGCAAAAATTCGAAAACGTAGGTTTGAGGAAGGCATATGTCTTTCATGTGGCCAACGTGGTCATACTCAGTCTCGTTGTTCAAAGAAGTCTAAAGCCATCTCTGTTAAAAGCAACAACGAGGAAAACAATAAGAATTCTGCtcagagtttaaataaatccgAACCTTGCGCTTTTTGCCGAAAGCCAgggcataaaattgaaacttGTTTTGCAAAACTTAAATCTGATTCTCGTAACACAAATAACATTAACTTTTGCCAGGAAAACtgctatgataaaaataaagatatagtAGTAGCAGTCATACAGGGAATTCCGGTTGATATTCTTATAGATAGCGGTTCAACTATACCTTTGATTTCTTCATCGTTGCTAAGACATTTCAAGTGTGCGCGTAGGCCAGCTTTTAGAGTTTTACGAGGTATAGGCGGTAATCAAATTGAGTCAACTTATTTTGTCACCTTGGCCATAGAGTTTAATGAGATTACTTCAGAGGTGGACCTACATGCCATATCCCCTGAACTTATGAATACCCCTATTATTGTCGGTACTGACGTATTAAATCGCGAAGGAGTTACTTATGTACGTACCCGTGAACAGCAATACCTTACTAGCAAGGCTCGTCTTACCTTTAACGTTATGTGTACTATGCCGACTACGCAGATTCCGATTAAGACGTCGTTAACTGATCAAAACTTTAGCAAGCTGCGAGACCTAATTAAGACATATTCGGACTTTTTTTATCTCTGGGACGGCAACATCCACAGTTAA